Genomic segment of Aliarcobacter trophiarum LMG 25534:
ATCTTCACATTTTATTTCAAAAAGGTACAAAATGATAGAGCTAATAAACAGATATAACAATATTTTAAATGACGATATTGGCTTTGTTGAGAATTGGGATTTTAGTCGTGCAAACTTAAATGAAGAGAATAGAATATTAGCTATTACTCAAGTTGCAAGTATTTGCTATCAAAACCCTAAGGCTTTAGGAAGTGAAAGTTTATATAATAGATTAGCATCAGAAAGTATGGGATTACCAAGTTCTAGTTTTGAGTTTGTACCAGTACTACTTGATTATGAAAATCCTCAACATAAAGAAATTCTAACTTTAGAGTACTCAAACTGTAAAAAGTATGGCGAACAACTTGATGATAAATATCTTCTTACAAACTATAGAGCTTTAGTTTACGACTATGAAAATAGCTCAAATCTATTTAGTTTTGATATTAGAACTATCTTTAATACAAAAGAGGAGTGCGAAATTATTAAAAACTACTTTAAAGTATTTTTATATAAAGTAGATTTACCAACAAGAAGCCAAATGGTAAGACATAGAGTATCATGGCAAGAGCTTAGTCGTAGATATGTAAGTGGTAAAAGAGTTCCATTTGAATTTTATATTAGTGAAAAATTAAAAAATAACCCAAAAGTAGATAAATTAATCAAACAAAGTACAGATTTATATTTTGAACTTCTTGAAGCTGGAGTTAAACCACAAGAAGCAAGACGAGTAATTCCTCAAATGGGATATACACAAATTTGGGCTGCATATATGCCAAAACAACTAGATAATTATTTTAAATTAAGATTAGATGAAACAGCTCAATGGGAGATTAGACAAACTGCACTAGCAATGCAAGAGCTTCTTAGATGAGCGCCTTAGAAATTGCTGATATTATAGGAATAATCTGCTTTGCTTTAAGTGGATTTTTAATAGCAGTTCACTGCAAACTTGATATTTTAGGAGTTTTTATCTCTGCATTTTTAACTGCTTTTGGTGGTGGAATGACAAGAGATGTTTTAGTAGATAGAACTCCTTATGTTTTTACTTCAAATCTTCCACTAAGTCTTGTAATAGCAACAGTTTTAATAGCAATGCTTTTTAAACTTCATAAAATTACAAACTTAGAAGGAAAATGGGCATTTATAATTTCTGATGCAATAGGATTATCCTCTTTTGCAATAACTGGTTCAATAATTGCAATAGAGAGTGGATTTAACTTTTTAAGTGTAATAATACTTGCATTTATAACAGCAGTTGGTGGTGGAACAATCAGAGATGTGCTTATAAATCGTATGCCATTTATTTTAGTTTCAGAGTTTTATGCAACAGTCGCTTTAATTGTTGGTTCTATGGTATATCTTTTAGAGATGTTTGAAATAAGAAATTTTATGACTCTTTTAATAGTTTTTATTTTTGGAGTTCTTTTAAGAGTTTATGCGTACTACAAAAAGTGGCATTTACCGACACTTTTAAAAGATAATTAATCTACTATTTACTTTATATTGCTAAAATCCTTTGAAAAATTTTTAAAGGAAAAATATGTTAAAAAAAATACTTTTAGCTTCTTTATTAGCTTTAGGATTAAATGCATCACCACTTGCTATTGATAGT
This window contains:
- a CDS encoding FAD-dependent thymidylate synthase, which produces MIELINRYNNILNDDIGFVENWDFSRANLNEENRILAITQVASICYQNPKALGSESLYNRLASESMGLPSSSFEFVPVLLDYENPQHKEILTLEYSNCKKYGEQLDDKYLLTNYRALVYDYENSSNLFSFDIRTIFNTKEECEIIKNYFKVFLYKVDLPTRSQMVRHRVSWQELSRRYVSGKRVPFEFYISEKLKNNPKVDKLIKQSTDLYFELLEAGVKPQEARRVIPQMGYTQIWAAYMPKQLDNYFKLRLDETAQWEIRQTALAMQELLR
- a CDS encoding trimeric intracellular cation channel family protein, with the protein product MSALEIADIIGIICFALSGFLIAVHCKLDILGVFISAFLTAFGGGMTRDVLVDRTPYVFTSNLPLSLVIATVLIAMLFKLHKITNLEGKWAFIISDAIGLSSFAITGSIIAIESGFNFLSVIILAFITAVGGGTIRDVLINRMPFILVSEFYATVALIVGSMVYLLEMFEIRNFMTLLIVFIFGVLLRVYAYYKKWHLPTLLKDN